In Pseudomonadota bacterium, the following proteins share a genomic window:
- the asnB gene encoding asparagine synthase (glutamine-hydrolyzing), producing the protein MCGIAGFYASTSTLDPRLQTFFSKALFHRGPDGEGIFETHTSSNCSLLLLHRRLSIVDLEHGHQPLIGQDPLGKEAVLILNGEIYNQEILRKKYPSYPFKTQSDCEPLLPLYFEKGEKFDEDLRGMYAFALYDKSSNALILGRDPFGIKPLYYRCDETGFAFASEITALLFPWDSAHSLDTFTCNEVLNLQFSCGRKTMFPGICRLLPGEMLWVSDGKIKKSSHLAALNYKQPSFKRKTQQALQELEKNLLETLQGHLMADVPVGLFYSKGVDSSVLLRGLNLLGHKEIPAFHLIFEDEKTSIPDDFPLKAHFKEILFQEEDFWKFLPLAAFIMDDFAADYALLPTLKLSQAAQQQGLKVILSGEGGDEIFAGYGRYKKAIRWRLFGGKSLREKSLLQGFDLFKAPSSWRSDIIKAEQEISQYKELSSLQKAQALDIKDWLPHDLMIKLDRTLMHFGIEGRPPFLDKVFANFGFFLEDSLKLYQVHGKWILKKWLQKQVGLNFFEKKKGFTPPVGHWISKKAYILGPLLKNQEALKELFPQKIEDLFKKLSQNPTLKKEGMAAWVLLFYTLWYKIQVEKISWKEDVFDILKKSS; encoded by the coding sequence ATGTGCGGCATTGCTGGATTTTATGCATCCACTTCTACTCTCGATCCGCGTCTTCAAACGTTTTTTTCAAAAGCGCTGTTTCATCGCGGACCAGATGGAGAAGGAATATTTGAAACACACACATCTTCAAATTGTTCTCTTTTACTTTTGCATCGAAGACTCTCGATTGTTGATTTAGAACATGGGCATCAACCTTTAATAGGGCAAGACCCCCTTGGTAAAGAAGCGGTATTGATTTTAAATGGTGAGATTTATAATCAAGAAATCTTGCGAAAAAAGTACCCTTCTTACCCTTTTAAAACACAGTCAGATTGCGAACCTCTCCTTCCTCTTTATTTTGAAAAAGGAGAAAAATTTGACGAAGATTTACGAGGCATGTATGCGTTTGCTCTTTATGATAAAAGCTCAAACGCGTTAATTTTAGGACGTGATCCTTTTGGGATTAAACCCCTTTATTATCGATGCGATGAAACTGGGTTTGCTTTTGCATCGGAAATTACAGCGCTTCTTTTCCCTTGGGACTCTGCTCATTCTCTTGACACATTCACATGTAATGAAGTCTTGAATCTCCAGTTTTCTTGTGGAAGAAAAACGATGTTTCCCGGTATTTGTCGTCTTCTTCCGGGAGAAATGCTTTGGGTATCAGATGGAAAAATTAAGAAATCATCTCATCTTGCAGCCCTTAATTATAAGCAACCTTCTTTTAAAAGAAAAACACAACAGGCACTTCAAGAGCTTGAAAAAAATCTTCTTGAAACCCTTCAAGGCCATTTGATGGCAGATGTCCCTGTGGGTCTTTTTTATTCAAAAGGAGTGGATTCAAGTGTTTTGTTGCGTGGATTAAATCTTTTAGGGCACAAAGAAATCCCTGCTTTCCATTTAATTTTTGAAGATGAAAAAACTTCTATTCCAGATGATTTTCCTTTAAAAGCACATTTTAAAGAAATTTTATTTCAGGAGGAAGATTTTTGGAAATTCCTTCCTTTGGCGGCTTTTATAATGGATGATTTTGCCGCTGATTATGCGCTTCTTCCAACGCTTAAACTGTCACAAGCCGCTCAACAACAAGGTTTAAAAGTTATTTTAAGTGGGGAAGGAGGGGATGAAATTTTTGCAGGATATGGCCGCTATAAAAAAGCCATTCGATGGCGTCTTTTTGGGGGTAAATCTCTACGTGAAAAAAGCCTTCTTCAGGGCTTCGATCTTTTTAAAGCGCCTTCTTCTTGGCGTTCTGACATCATAAAAGCTGAGCAAGAAATTTCCCAGTATAAAGAGCTTTCTTCCCTCCAAAAGGCCCAAGCTCTCGATATTAAAGATTGGCTTCCTCATGATTTAATGATAAAACTTGATCGAACATTGATGCATTTTGGAATTGAAGGGCGCCCTCCTTTTCTAGATAAAGTTTTTGCAAATTTTGGTTTCTTTTTAGAAGATTCTCTCAAACTTTATCAGGTGCATGGAAAATGGATTTTAAAAAAATGGCTGCAAAAACAAGTAGGTCTTAATTTTTTTGAAAAGAAGAAAGGATTTACGCCTCCTGTTGGACATTGGATTTCCAAAAAAGCATACATTTTAGGACCTCTTTTAAAAAATCAAGAAGCTCTTAAAGAGCTTTTTCCTCAAAAAATAGAAGATCTCTTTAAAAAGCTTTCTCAAAATCCAACACTTAAAAAAGAAGGAATGGCTGCTTGGGTCCTTCTTTTTTACACGCTTTGGTATAAAATACAGGTGGAGAAGATATCTTGGAAAGAAGATGTTTTTGATATTTTGAAAAAATCGTCTTAA
- a CDS encoding YebC/PmpR family DNA-binding transcriptional regulator has protein sequence MAGHSQFKNIMHRKGAQDAKRAKIFTKIIRELTVAAREGGADPHSNPRLKAAIMSAREANMPKDTMDRAIKRGEGAEEGTNYEEIRYEGYGPGGVAVLVECLTDNRNRTAAEVRSTFTKCGGNLGETGSVSFMFDRLGLVRYLEKVASFDEMFEIAVELGAEDVKIEDGFYEIYCAADSFSTVREGLIKKFGEAESARLTWIPKTITALSGDEAKSYLKFMDVLEDNDDVQSVFDNGDVPESMMAEFS, from the coding sequence ATGGCAGGACATTCACAATTTAAGAACATTATGCATCGTAAGGGCGCCCAAGATGCAAAACGTGCAAAGATTTTTACAAAAATTATTCGCGAATTGACTGTTGCTGCACGAGAAGGGGGTGCAGATCCACATTCAAACCCTCGATTAAAAGCAGCAATCATGAGTGCGCGTGAAGCCAATATGCCTAAAGATACCATGGATCGGGCAATTAAGCGTGGTGAAGGTGCAGAAGAGGGGACAAATTATGAAGAAATCCGCTATGAAGGATATGGTCCAGGTGGTGTGGCTGTTTTGGTAGAATGTCTTACAGATAATCGAAATCGAACAGCCGCAGAAGTTCGTTCGACTTTTACCAAATGCGGAGGCAATTTAGGAGAAACAGGAAGTGTGAGCTTTATGTTTGATCGCCTTGGTCTTGTGCGGTATTTAGAAAAAGTTGCATCTTTTGATGAGATGTTTGAGATTGCTGTCGAATTGGGTGCGGAAGATGTTAAAATTGAAGACGGATTTTATGAAATCTATTGTGCTGCTGATTCTTTTAGCACGGTTCGGGAAGGTCTCATTAAAAAATTTGGAGAAGCGGAAAGCGCTCGTTTAACTTGGATCCCAAAAACAATAACAGCGCTCTCTGGAGATGAAGCAAAAAGTTATTTAAAATTTATGGATGTATTAGAAGATAATGATGATGTTCAATCTGTCTTTGATAATGGAGATGTTCCAGAAAGTATGATGGCAGAGTTTTCATAA